From Saccharothrix espanaensis DSM 44229, the proteins below share one genomic window:
- a CDS encoding ferritin, producing MASNVKQIPARASRFHELLQEQVRHEFTASQQYTAIAVWYDNQDLPRLAAHFYAQALEERNHAMMIVQYLLDSDLKVTVPGVDEVRNDFSSAREPVELALQQERTVTDQIVALARTARDEGDYLGEQFLQWFLKEQVEEVASMSTLLTVVDRAEGNLFHVENFLVREASREESDPTAPRAAGGAL from the coding sequence ATGGCCTCCAACGTGAAGCAGATTCCAGCCCGCGCGTCCAGGTTCCACGAACTGCTCCAGGAGCAGGTGCGGCACGAGTTCACCGCCTCGCAGCAGTACACGGCGATCGCGGTCTGGTACGACAACCAGGACCTGCCGCGCCTCGCGGCGCACTTCTACGCGCAGGCGCTGGAAGAGCGCAACCACGCGATGATGATCGTCCAGTACCTGCTCGACAGCGACCTCAAGGTCACCGTCCCGGGCGTGGACGAGGTGCGCAACGACTTCTCCAGCGCCCGTGAGCCGGTCGAGCTCGCCCTCCAGCAGGAGCGCACGGTGACCGACCAGATCGTGGCGCTGGCCCGGACCGCCCGCGACGAGGGCGACTACCTGGGCGAGCAGTTCCTCCAGTGGTTCCTCAAGGAGCAGGTGGAGGAGGTCGCGTCGATGTCGACGTTGCTGACCGTGGTCGACCGCGCCGAGGGCAACCTGTTCCACGTGGAGAACTTCCTGGTCCGCGAGGCGAGCCGCGAGGAGTCCGACCCGACCGCGCCGCGCGCGGCCGGCGGTGCCCTGTAA
- a CDS encoding arginine deiminase, giving the protein MTAHIAQTDPTDGAPSPAPRVDSEVGPLRTVLLHRPGAELKRLTPRNNDQLLFDGVPWVDRAQEEHDAFAEVLRGRGVEVLLLSDLLVAALHDDRARIAGIHSAVNERRLGIDLADALRSHLESIAPEQLATALMTGMTFEELPAAEGASLVRKMHHPIDFAVDPLPNLLFTRDSSVWVGDRVAITSLALPARDRETALTDLIYAYHPRFRKTGRAYGAHSAPVEGGDVLLLAPGVLAIGVGERTTPAGAESFARSALSDGLAHTVLAVPITQERATMHLDTVCTMVDRDAVVMYPAVRDNLFAFPVRSDGDGGVVVEDRAPFLEAAADAMGIAKLRVIDTGLDPVTAEREQWDDGNNTLAVGPGLVVAYERNVETNARLEDAGVEVLRISGSELGSGRGGPRCMSCPIDRAALVR; this is encoded by the coding sequence GTGACTGCGCACATCGCCCAGACGGATCCCACCGACGGCGCGCCCTCGCCGGCGCCGAGGGTCGACAGCGAGGTCGGTCCACTGCGGACGGTGCTGCTGCACCGGCCCGGCGCCGAGCTCAAGCGCCTGACCCCGCGCAACAACGACCAGCTCCTGTTCGACGGCGTGCCGTGGGTGGACCGCGCCCAGGAGGAGCACGACGCGTTCGCCGAGGTGCTGCGCGGCCGGGGCGTGGAGGTGCTGCTGCTGTCCGACCTGCTGGTCGCGGCGCTGCACGACGACCGGGCGCGGATCGCGGGCATCCACAGCGCGGTCAACGAGCGCCGGCTGGGCATCGACCTGGCCGACGCGCTGCGCTCGCACCTGGAGTCGATCGCGCCGGAGCAGCTGGCCACCGCCCTGATGACCGGCATGACCTTCGAGGAGCTGCCGGCCGCCGAGGGCGCGTCGCTGGTGCGCAAGATGCACCACCCGATCGACTTCGCGGTCGACCCGCTGCCGAACCTGCTGTTCACCCGCGACTCGTCGGTGTGGGTGGGCGACCGGGTCGCGATCACGTCGCTGGCGCTGCCCGCGCGCGACCGGGAGACCGCGCTGACCGACCTGATCTACGCCTACCACCCGCGCTTCCGCAAGACCGGCCGCGCCTACGGGGCCCACTCCGCGCCGGTCGAGGGCGGTGACGTGCTGCTGCTCGCGCCGGGCGTGCTGGCGATCGGCGTCGGCGAGCGGACCACGCCGGCGGGCGCGGAGTCGTTCGCCCGGTCCGCGCTCAGCGACGGGCTCGCGCACACCGTGCTGGCGGTGCCGATCACCCAGGAGCGCGCCACGATGCACCTGGACACCGTGTGCACGATGGTCGACCGGGACGCCGTGGTGATGTACCCGGCGGTGCGCGACAACCTGTTCGCCTTCCCCGTCCGCTCGGACGGCGACGGCGGCGTCGTGGTCGAGGACCGCGCGCCGTTCCTGGAAGCCGCCGCCGACGCGATGGGCATCGCGAAGCTGCGGGTCATCGACACCGGGCTGGACCCGGTGACCGCCGAGCGCGAGCAGTGGGACGACGGCAACAACACGCTGGCCGTCGGGCCGGGCCTGGTCGTGGCCTACGAGCGCAACGTGGAGACCAACGCCCGGCTGGAGGACGCGGGCGTCGAGGTGCTCCGGATCAGCGGGTCGGAACTGGGCTCGGGCCGGGGCGGGCCGCGCTGCATGTCCTGCCCGATCGACCGCGCGGCACTGGTCCGATAA
- a CDS encoding caspase, EACC1-associated type, translating to MGRYALLVATGEYQDVGLSRLRAPAQDVERLAALLEDPDVGGFTEVRVLRDADDDEIRRAVEDVLAARSPDDLVLVYFSCHGLTTPTRRLYFAAANTVRDRPAGSAVPRSFVHEQLEDCRAAGRILVLDCCFSGAFVEGFKAGDAPVLDASTGYVVLTASNAYEYAFEEDTLSLEAPRASLFTDVLIEGLASGSADLDGDGWVDVNELFSYASREVRRRRPDQTPQFFAQSSGGALRVARAGGVPVVVRRSASYTSGQLLVARGFRSAAEPVCRTLGPLGRRAVVFVDGRPVELGDAAAIAAAFHPDDPRDSLGASYVRELITAVHRECGDGGATAVAVAQGAVTRLIEAMREGHNPVRLLRGLREAAERADRLIGTSSQPLVMADLPRVAGTAACDEVIGALVGDVVTMAGRRGAVLVEESNRAGMSYETARGLRFTGGYATAQFVTDPARREAVLVDAAVALFTGRLPERALVLLKRREPHDLLVVCEELSDALLAEVLHLSEPTRRIVVVTAEPEMVRRLHPVVGGLVLDADLAAAADISAFGSAAKVVATDRDTIVIGARTGEAFGSVASIPDTGVRIRAGAADVGRVERAVRAVRSAAYDGVLPGGGAGLAEIGERLARMAGGDAAHVAGWRALAGALGEPSRWIAENSAVPAGELDPSLIDSAGTARAVVAAAARTAERFLLVA from the coding sequence GTGGGGCGCTACGCGCTGCTCGTCGCCACCGGGGAGTACCAGGACGTCGGGCTGAGCCGGCTGCGCGCGCCGGCCCAGGACGTCGAGCGGCTCGCCGCGCTGCTGGAAGACCCCGACGTGGGTGGGTTCACCGAGGTCCGGGTGCTGCGCGACGCCGACGACGACGAGATCCGGCGGGCCGTGGAGGACGTGCTGGCGGCGCGCTCCCCGGACGACCTGGTGCTGGTCTACTTCTCCTGCCACGGCCTGACCACGCCCACCCGGCGGCTCTACTTCGCCGCCGCCAACACCGTGCGGGACCGGCCCGCCGGCAGCGCCGTGCCCCGGTCGTTCGTGCACGAGCAGCTGGAGGACTGCCGGGCCGCCGGGCGGATCCTGGTGCTCGACTGCTGCTTCAGCGGCGCGTTCGTGGAGGGGTTCAAGGCCGGCGACGCGCCCGTGCTGGACGCCTCGACCGGGTACGTCGTGCTGACCGCCTCGAACGCCTACGAGTACGCGTTCGAGGAGGACACGCTGTCGCTGGAGGCCCCGCGCGCGTCGCTGTTCACCGACGTGCTGATCGAAGGGCTCGCCAGTGGGTCGGCCGACCTGGACGGGGACGGCTGGGTCGACGTCAACGAGCTGTTCTCCTACGCGTCGCGGGAGGTGCGGCGGCGGCGCCCGGACCAGACGCCGCAGTTCTTCGCGCAGTCCTCCGGCGGGGCGCTGCGGGTCGCGCGGGCCGGCGGGGTGCCGGTGGTGGTGCGCCGCTCGGCGTCCTACACCTCCGGGCAGTTGTTGGTGGCGCGCGGTTTCCGGTCGGCGGCCGAACCGGTGTGCCGGACCCTGGGGCCGTTGGGCCGGCGGGCCGTGGTGTTCGTGGACGGCCGGCCGGTGGAGCTGGGCGACGCGGCGGCCATCGCGGCGGCGTTCCACCCGGACGACCCCCGCGACTCGCTGGGGGCTTCCTACGTGCGGGAACTGATCACCGCCGTGCACCGGGAGTGCGGTGACGGCGGTGCGACGGCGGTGGCCGTCGCGCAGGGCGCGGTGACCAGGCTGATCGAGGCCATGCGCGAGGGCCACAACCCGGTGCGGCTGCTGCGCGGCCTGCGCGAGGCGGCGGAGCGGGCCGACCGGCTGATCGGCACGTCGAGCCAGCCGCTGGTGATGGCCGACCTGCCCCGGGTCGCCGGCACGGCGGCCTGCGACGAGGTGATCGGCGCCCTGGTGGGCGACGTGGTCACGATGGCCGGGCGGCGCGGCGCGGTGCTGGTCGAGGAGAGCAACCGGGCCGGGATGTCCTACGAGACCGCGCGCGGGCTGCGGTTCACCGGCGGGTACGCGACGGCGCAGTTCGTCACCGACCCCGCGCGGAGGGAGGCCGTGTTGGTCGACGCCGCGGTCGCGCTGTTCACCGGGCGGCTCCCCGAACGGGCGCTCGTGCTGCTGAAAAGGCGGGAGCCGCACGACCTGCTCGTGGTGTGCGAGGAGCTGTCCGACGCGCTGCTGGCGGAAGTGCTGCACCTGTCGGAGCCGACCCGCCGGATCGTCGTGGTGACGGCCGAACCCGAGATGGTCCGGCGGTTGCACCCCGTCGTGGGCGGTCTGGTGCTCGACGCCGACCTGGCCGCGGCGGCCGACATCTCCGCGTTCGGGTCGGCGGCCAAGGTCGTGGCCACCGACCGCGACACGATCGTGATCGGCGCGCGGACCGGCGAGGCGTTCGGGTCGGTCGCCTCGATCCCCGACACCGGCGTCCGCATCCGGGCCGGCGCGGCGGACGTCGGCCGGGTCGAACGGGCCGTGCGCGCGGTCCGCAGCGCCGCGTACGACGGGGTGCTGCCCGGCGGCGGTGCCGGGCTGGCCGAGATCGGCGAGCGGCTCGCGCGGATGGCGGGCGGGGACGCCGCGCACGTGGCCGGGTGGCGGGCGTTGGCCGGTGCGCTCGGCGAGCCGTCGCGGTGGATCGCGGAGAACTCGGCGGTGCCGGCGGGGGAGCTGGACCCGTCGTTGATCGACTCGGCGGGCACCGCGCGGGCCGTGGTCGCCGCCGCCGCGCGCACGGCCGAGAGGTTCCTGCTGGTCGCCTAG